The following coding sequences are from one Lycium ferocissimum isolate CSIRO_LF1 chromosome 3, AGI_CSIRO_Lferr_CH_V1, whole genome shotgun sequence window:
- the LOC132050387 gene encoding putative pentatricopeptide repeat-containing protein At1g12700, mitochondrial, producing MKRISLHIGIIPFISFFPISISSSSTTIIRLYSSTHTNKSISVKAKLGATTNFESVKCLDDAVTLFHQMVIMLPLTSLVSFSKLFKTILNMKHYSVVVSLFREMLKLGIPINGVILNSVINCYCLMHRADCAFSVLPIYLKNGIPFNVVTFTTLIRGLFAENKVKDAVELFKKLVRENICEPNEVMYATVMNGLSKSGHTQKTLSLLRLMEQGSTKPNIFNYSIVIDALCKDGNSDAAINLLNEMKQKDILPNIVTWNSLIDGLCRHGQWEKVKTLFSEMVNLNIYPNVRTFNIVIDGLCKEGKVEDAKEIMSHMIEKGIEPNVITYNAIMDGYCLCGQVDRARRNFDIMIDKNMEPNIICYNILINGYCKEKKIVEAMQLFHEISQKVLKPNIFIYTTILHGLFEVGRIGSARKIYDEMVSAGPIPDLYTHVTLLNGYFKYGLVEEALSIFNKLERKIEQTSIEFYNVVINGLCKNGKVDKARAIFEELSSIGLLPNKRTYNTMINGFCLEGLLDEAKDMLRKMEDNDCFPDNVTYNVFVQGFLRCSKISEMQTFMKKMTRRGFSFDATTAELLVKAISENPSVLEMIPELQSKNNK from the coding sequence ATGAAGAGAATTTCTCTGCACATTGGTATTAttccctttatttctttctttccaatttccatttcttcttcttcaactacAATTATTAGACTTTATTCTTCAACCCATACTAATAAGTCCATTTCAGTAAAGGCTAAACTTGGGGCTACTACCAATTTTGAGAGCGTTAAGTGTTTAGATGACGCTGTTACTCTCTTCCATCAAATGGTCATAATGCTGCCTCTTACTTCTCTTGTCAGCTTCTCTAAATTATTTAAGACTATTCTCAATATGAAGCATTATTCTGTTGTTGTTTCTCTTTTTCGAGAAATGCTGAAATTAGGTATCCCAATTAATGGAGTCATCTTGAATAGTGTGATTAACTGTTACTGCCTGATGCATCGTGCTGATTGTGCATTTTCTGTGTTACCCATTTACTTGAAGAATGGCATTCCATTTAATGTTGTCACTTTTACCACCCTAATTAGGGGATTATTTGCTGAAAATAAGGTCAAAGATGCTGTCGAGTTGTTCAAAAAATTGGTGAGAGAGAATATCTGTGAGCCCAATGAAGTCATGTATGCAACCGTCATGAATGGACTCAGCAAAAGTGGCCATACTCAAAAAACATTAAGTTTGCTCCGGTTAATGGAACAAGGAAGCACTAAGCCCAACATATTTAACTACAGCATTGTTATAGATGCTCTCTGCAAAGATGGAAACTCGGATGCTGCTATCAACCTTCTGAACGAGATGAAGCAGAAAGACATTCTTCCAAATATAGTCACCTGGAATTCATTAATTGATGGTTTGTGTAGACATGGCCAGTGGGAAAAAGTTAAGACTTTGTTCTCTGAGATGGTGAACCTTAATATTTATCCAAATGTGCGTACCTTCAACATTGTGATTGACGGACTAtgcaaagaaggaaaagttgaaGATGCCAAGGAAATAATGAGCCACATGATTGAAAAAGGTATAGAGCCTAATGTAATCACCTACAATGCGATAATGGATGGATATTGTTTGTGTGGTCAAGTGGATAGAGCGAGGAGAAATTTTGATATCATGATAGATAAAAATATGGAACCTAACATTATTTGTTATAACATACTAATAAATGGATACtgtaaggaaaagaaaatagttGAGGCCATGCaattgtttcatgaaatttctcaaAAGGTATTAAAACCTAATATTTTTATCTACACTACTATTTTGCATGGTCTGtttgaagttggaagaattggatCTGCTAGAAAAATCTATGATGAGATGGTGTCTGCAGGGCCCATTCCTGATCTATACACTCATGTCACATTGCTCAATGGTTATTTTAAGTATGGACTTGTTGAAGAAGCTTTGTCGATCTTtaataagttggaaagaaagatAGAACAGACTAGTATTGAATTTTACAATGTTGTTATTAATGGATTGTGCAAAAATGGTAAAGTCGACAAAGCTCGTGCTATTTTTGAGGAGCTTTCTTCAATTGGATTGCTTCCAAATAAGAGAACATACAATACAATGATAAATGGATTTTGTCTAGAAGGATTGTTAGATGAAGCTAAAGATATGCTAAGAAAAATGGAGGACAACGATTGTTTTCCGGACAATGTCACTTACAATGTGTTTGTGCAAGGATTTCTCAGGTGTAGCAAAATTAGTGAAATGCaaacttttatgaagaaaatgacTAGAAGGGGCTTCTCATTTGATGCAACTACAGCTGAGTTACTAGTAAAGGCTATAAGTGAGAATCCTTCCGTCCTTGAAATGATACCAGAACTTCaatcaaaaaataataagtga